A single window of Hymenobacter sp. APR13 DNA harbors:
- a CDS encoding chorismate-binding protein, producing MSSLQRLPWHPADLAPSARQRQLVALALSSGRPVALWRLPGATHARLCLSLRVEAAYVGLPPALEATAPAGFAFFPFQDSDHNPPLFLPADLFFDLARPDEIQVSATAAARLPALRQQFMALPAKAPLPWHVSPQPAPATASQPEYEALVQTGVAAIASGQVQKVVSSRAVRRELPAGFDVLAAFEELQARYPNAFVSVVSAPGVGTWLGATPEVLAEVGADGVFRTMALAGTQPLLPGHQPSEAIWRQKEIEEQALVARYIVNCFKQLRLREYQETGPRTVAAGEVLHLRTDFAVDLRKVPFATLGTDMLRLLHPTSAVGGMPRQAALDFIARHEGYDRAYYSGFLGPVNLPDAGVARLYVNLRCLQLRPTEAILYAGTGLTVDSDPAREWQETELKLRTVGAILK from the coding sequence GTGAGCAGCCTGCAGCGCCTGCCCTGGCACCCCGCCGACTTGGCCCCGTCCGCCCGCCAGCGGCAGCTGGTAGCGCTGGCCCTGAGCAGCGGCCGGCCCGTGGCGCTGTGGCGGCTGCCCGGCGCCACCCACGCCCGGCTCTGCCTGAGTTTGCGGGTGGAGGCCGCCTACGTGGGCTTGCCGCCGGCGCTGGAAGCCACGGCCCCGGCCGGCTTCGCCTTCTTCCCCTTCCAGGATTCCGACCACAACCCGCCGCTGTTTCTGCCAGCCGACCTGTTTTTTGATCTGGCCCGGCCTGACGAAATCCAGGTCAGCGCCACGGCAGCAGCGCGGCTGCCGGCCCTGAGGCAGCAATTTATGGCGCTGCCTGCTAAGGCTCCGCTGCCCTGGCACGTGAGCCCGCAGCCCGCCCCAGCCACCGCCTCACAGCCCGAGTATGAGGCGCTAGTGCAAACCGGCGTGGCGGCCATTGCCAGCGGGCAGGTGCAGAAAGTGGTGAGCAGCCGGGCCGTGCGGCGGGAGCTGCCCGCCGGGTTTGATGTGCTGGCAGCCTTCGAGGAGCTGCAGGCGCGCTACCCCAACGCCTTTGTGTCGGTGGTGAGTGCGCCGGGCGTGGGCACCTGGCTGGGCGCCACGCCCGAGGTGCTGGCCGAGGTAGGCGCCGACGGCGTATTCCGGACGATGGCCCTGGCCGGCACGCAGCCGCTGCTGCCCGGCCACCAACCCAGTGAGGCCATCTGGCGGCAGAAGGAAATCGAGGAGCAGGCCCTGGTAGCGCGCTACATCGTCAACTGCTTCAAGCAGTTGCGGCTGCGCGAGTACCAGGAAACCGGGCCGCGCACCGTGGCCGCCGGCGAGGTGCTGCACCTGCGCACCGACTTTGCCGTGGACTTGCGCAAGGTGCCCTTTGCCACGCTGGGCACCGATATGCTGCGGCTGCTGCACCCTACGTCGGCCGTGGGCGGTATGCCCCGGCAGGCGGCCCTCGACTTCATTGCCCGCCACGAAGGCTACGACCGGGCCTACTACAGCGGCTTCCTGGGCCCTGTAAACCTGCCCGACGCCGGCGTGGCCCGCCTCTACGTGAACCTGCGCTGCCTGCAGCTGCGGCCCACCGAGGCCATCCTCTACGCCGGCACCGGCCTCACCGTCGACTCCGACCCGGCCCGCGAGTGGCAGGAAACCGAACTGAAGCTGCGCACCGTAGGAGCTATTCTGAAGTAA
- a CDS encoding hotdog fold thioesterase: MYPEHLSADLAQLNALCRNTLGEQLGIEITAVGERSLTGRMPVDRRTHQPMGLLHGGASVALAETLGSIGAQLQVDVRKKACVGLEINANHLKGVHSGYVVGHATALHVGRSTQVWEIRITHEETGVLVCVSRITMAVIDLPGGPQNPAA; the protein is encoded by the coding sequence ATGTACCCCGAACACCTTTCAGCTGACCTGGCTCAACTCAACGCCTTATGCCGCAACACGCTGGGCGAGCAGCTGGGCATTGAAATTACCGCCGTGGGAGAGCGAAGCCTCACCGGCCGCATGCCCGTCGACCGCCGTACGCACCAGCCGATGGGCCTGCTGCACGGCGGCGCCTCCGTGGCGCTGGCCGAAACGCTGGGCAGCATCGGGGCGCAGCTGCAGGTAGACGTACGCAAGAAAGCCTGTGTGGGGCTGGAAATCAACGCCAACCACCTCAAAGGCGTGCATTCGGGCTACGTGGTGGGCCACGCCACGGCCCTGCACGTGGGCCGCAGCACGCAGGTGTGGGAAATCCGCATCACGCACGAAGAAACCGGCGTGCTGGTGTGCGTCAGCCGCATCACCATGGCCGTCATCGACCTGCCCGGCGGCCCCCAGAACCCGGCCGCGTGA
- a CDS encoding histidine phosphatase family protein, which produces MSVKKIYLIRHGQTDFNVRGIVQGSGIDSSLNATGHHQAGRFHAAYAHLPFDRVYTSALRRTHQSVQGFLDQQLPHEQHLALNEISWGTREGTLISPEEDEEYYGVLRQWTAGNTAARLPGGESPDEVAARQRPFIELLKTRPAEETVLVCMHGRAMRVLLCQLLNYPLRYMDAFDHRNLGLYQLHYSGSMFTVRSFLDVAHLQEPGQ; this is translated from the coding sequence GTGAGCGTCAAAAAAATATACCTCATCCGGCACGGGCAGACCGACTTCAACGTGCGCGGCATCGTGCAGGGCAGCGGCATCGACTCCAGCCTCAACGCCACCGGCCACCACCAGGCCGGGCGGTTCCACGCAGCCTACGCGCACCTGCCCTTTGACCGGGTGTATACCTCGGCGCTGCGCCGCACTCACCAGTCGGTGCAGGGCTTTCTCGACCAGCAACTGCCCCACGAGCAGCACCTAGCCCTCAACGAAATCAGCTGGGGCACCCGCGAAGGAACCCTGATTTCGCCTGAGGAAGACGAGGAATACTATGGTGTGCTGCGCCAGTGGACGGCCGGCAACACCGCCGCCCGCCTGCCCGGCGGCGAAAGCCCCGACGAAGTAGCCGCCCGCCAGCGCCCGTTTATCGAGCTGCTGAAGACGCGGCCGGCCGAGGAAACGGTGCTGGTGTGCATGCACGGCCGCGCCATGCGGGTGCTGCTGTGCCAACTGCTCAATTACCCGCTGCGCTATATGGACGCCTTCGACCACCGCAACTTAGGGCTATATCAGCTGCACTATTCCGGTTCCATGTTCACGGTGCGCAGCTTCCTGGACGTGGCGCACCTGCAGGAGCCCGGGCAGTAG
- a CDS encoding sugar phosphate isomerase/epimerase family protein → MLSRRAFVKSASVLSAGVLASPALLAKGQTDIGLQLYTLRDAMLKDPVGTLAQVAKMGYTTVEGATYTGSLKFYDMTPAAFAQALKKAGLRMPSSHYLLGEQQNNGQPTAGTILHGWDKAVDDAAQVGIKYMVCAWLTESERGSLDHYKLLAERLNKAGERCKKAGIQLCYHNHDFEFVAQDGKLPYDVLLTTDKNLVKMELDLYWATKAGHDPVALFSKNPGRFPLWHVKDMAKTPPHSFTEVGNGSIDFKRIFAQAKTAGLQHFFVEQDQTPGSPFDSIQQSISYIKRSLV, encoded by the coding sequence ATGCTATCCAGACGTGCTTTTGTAAAGTCCGCTTCCGTGCTCTCCGCCGGCGTACTGGCTTCCCCCGCTTTGCTGGCTAAGGGCCAGACCGATATCGGCCTGCAGCTGTACACCCTGCGCGATGCCATGCTGAAAGACCCGGTGGGCACGCTGGCGCAGGTGGCCAAAATGGGCTACACCACCGTGGAAGGCGCCACCTACACGGGCAGCCTCAAGTTCTACGACATGACACCGGCGGCTTTTGCCCAAGCGCTCAAAAAAGCCGGCCTGCGGATGCCCAGCAGCCATTACCTGCTGGGCGAGCAGCAGAACAACGGCCAGCCCACGGCCGGCACCATCCTGCACGGCTGGGACAAAGCCGTGGACGACGCGGCCCAGGTGGGCATCAAGTACATGGTGTGCGCCTGGCTCACCGAGTCGGAGCGCGGCAGCCTCGACCACTACAAGCTGCTGGCCGAGCGTCTGAACAAGGCCGGGGAGCGGTGCAAAAAAGCCGGCATCCAGCTCTGCTACCACAACCACGACTTCGAGTTTGTGGCCCAGGATGGCAAGCTGCCCTACGACGTGCTGCTCACCACCGATAAGAACCTGGTGAAAATGGAGCTGGACCTGTACTGGGCCACCAAAGCCGGCCACGACCCGGTGGCGCTGTTCAGCAAGAACCCCGGCCGCTTCCCGCTCTGGCACGTGAAGGACATGGCCAAAACGCCGCCGCACAGCTTCACGGAAGTCGGCAACGGCTCCATTGACTTCAAGCGCATCTTCGCCCAGGCCAAAACGGCGGGCCTCCAGCACTTCTTCGTGGAGCAGGACCAAACCCCCGGCTCGCCCTTCGACAGCATCCAGCAAAGCATCAGCTACATCAAGCGCAGCTTGGTGTAG